In one window of Gemmatimonadota bacterium DNA:
- a CDS encoding nitrous oxide reductase accessory protein NosL, whose product MRTWPGSWRAGVPGGVLLALLVVACAPRGPRPLALGREPCAHCHMTIMQERFTAQAILPTGKSFVFDDVGCLASWLAASPDVPASVWVWSAVPGEGWLPAADAVYIHSDSLRTPMGGNLAAARPGTGADSLRAALGGALRAWAEIRNTRPPPPAS is encoded by the coding sequence ATGCGGACGTGGCCCGGGAGCTGGCGCGCCGGCGTCCCCGGTGGGGTGCTCCTCGCCCTGCTGGTCGTGGCCTGCGCCCCGCGCGGGCCCCGCCCGCTGGCGCTGGGCCGCGAGCCGTGCGCCCACTGCCACATGACCATCATGCAGGAGCGCTTCACGGCGCAGGCCATCCTGCCGACCGGCAAGTCCTTCGTCTTCGACGACGTGGGCTGCCTGGCCAGCTGGCTGGCGGCCAGCCCCGACGTCCCGGCCTCGGTCTGGGTGTGGAGCGCGGTCCCGGGCGAGGGCTGGCTGCCGGCGGCCGACGCGGTGTATATCCACAGCGACAGCCTCCGGACCCCGATGGGTGGCAACCTCGCGGCGGCGCGTCCCGGCACCGGGGCCGACAGCCTCCGGGCGGCCCTCGGCGGCGCCCTGCGCGCCTGGGCCGAGATCCGGAACACCCGCCCCCCACCACCGGCGTCCTGA
- a CDS encoding nitrous oxide reductase family maturation protein NosD, which yields MLLLAVTLAALPPRTHVVEPGGPLSTVSAALALAGDGDTIVIRPGTYHEPELRISRRLTLRGEGWPVLVGGNHQILTVTADSVTITGLVLRDISPSATDDRAAIKVREARGCRLENNTLLDTFFGIYLSGVTGCVVRGNRVRGHGTTEALTGNAIHAWSSSGLLIEDNVVRGHRDGIYFEFTSDATVRGNTSTGQLRYGLHFMFSNGCRYQDNTFDGNGAGVAVMYSHHVVMTGNTFRRSWGSAAYGLLLKEISDSRLERNRFDQNTIGLYAEGTNRVLARGNEFLGNGWGVQVMADAQDTRFERNRFAGNSFDVSTNSVNAASAFRENAWDRYTGYDLDRDGYGDVPFAPVRLFAVVVQQHEPALILLRSFFVSLLDAAERVAPVLTPRTMEDPRPMMQWTATAP from the coding sequence ATGCTGCTCCTCGCGGTCACCCTCGCCGCGCTCCCCCCGCGCACCCATGTTGTCGAGCCTGGCGGCCCGCTGTCGACGGTCAGCGCCGCGCTGGCCCTGGCCGGGGATGGTGACACCATCGTGATCCGCCCGGGGACCTACCATGAGCCCGAACTGCGGATCAGCCGCCGGCTCACCCTGCGGGGCGAGGGCTGGCCGGTGCTCGTGGGGGGGAACCACCAGATCCTCACCGTGACCGCCGACAGCGTGACGATCACGGGCCTGGTGCTGCGGGACATCAGCCCGAGCGCCACCGACGACCGCGCGGCCATCAAGGTCCGCGAGGCCCGCGGCTGCCGGCTGGAGAACAACACCCTGCTCGACACCTTCTTCGGGATCTACCTGTCCGGGGTCACCGGGTGCGTCGTGCGCGGCAACCGGGTGCGCGGCCATGGCACGACCGAGGCCCTGACCGGGAATGCCATTCATGCCTGGAGCTCGAGCGGACTGCTGATCGAGGACAACGTGGTCCGGGGGCACCGCGACGGCATCTACTTCGAGTTCACCAGCGACGCCACCGTGCGTGGCAACACCAGCACCGGCCAGCTGCGCTACGGCCTGCACTTCATGTTCTCCAACGGGTGCCGCTACCAGGACAATACCTTCGACGGGAACGGGGCCGGGGTGGCCGTGATGTACAGCCACCACGTGGTCATGACGGGCAACACCTTCCGGCGCAGCTGGGGCAGCGCGGCCTACGGCCTGCTCCTCAAGGAGATCAGCGACAGCCGGCTGGAGCGGAATCGGTTCGACCAGAACACCATCGGACTGTACGCCGAGGGCACCAACCGGGTGCTGGCGCGGGGCAACGAGTTCCTGGGCAACGGCTGGGGCGTGCAGGTGATGGCCGACGCGCAGGACACGCGCTTCGAGCGCAACCGCTTCGCGGGCAACTCGTTTGACGTGAGCACCAACAGCGTGAACGCGGCCAGCGCCTTCCGGGAGAACGCCTGGGACCGGTACACCGGCTACGACCTCGACCGCGACGGCTATGGCGACGTGCCCTTCGCGCCGGTACGGCTCTTCGCGGTGGTCGTGCAGCAGCACGAGCCGGCGCTGATCCTGCTGCGCAGCTTCTTCGTGTCGCTGCTCGACGCCGCCGAACGGGTGGCCCCGGTGCTGACGCCCCGGACGATGGAAGACCCCCGCCCCATGATGCAGTGGACCGCGACGGCCCCATGA